Within the Acidihalobacter prosperus genome, the region AATATCGAGGTCGAGGGCACGCTCGACCCCGCCCAGCGCGCGCGCCTGCTTGAAATCGCCAACCGCTGCCCGGTGCATCGCAGCCTGAGCAGCACGCCCATCGCGATCCGCACCGAGCTCAAGGCGATCGCGTCGGAAAACGGCGGCTAGGGCGTCTCGCGATAGGCGGAAATCAGCACTTCGTGCTGCTCCAGCCGCCCTTCGCCACGAAACGCCTCCTTAGGCAGCGGGTTGCGATGCGCTTCCTTGAAATCCTCGCTCCCGATCCAGTTGCGGAAGGCCTCCTCGCTCTCCCAGCGCGTCAGCACCACCCAGGGCGCGTCCGCCGACTTGGGCCGCATCACCTCCATACTGACGAAGCCCGGCTGATGCTCCACCTGACCGCTGCGGCGCCGAAAGCGCGTTTCGAACTCCTCTT harbors:
- a CDS encoding antibiotic biosynthesis monooxygenase family protein, producing the protein MMYVVANRVPVAEGWEEEFETRFRRRSGQVEHQPGFVSMEVMRPKSADAPWVVLTRWESEEAFRNWIGSEDFKEAHRNPLPKEAFRGEGRLEQHEVLISAYRETP